A region of Maridesulfovibrio sp. DNA encodes the following proteins:
- a CDS encoding GAF domain-containing protein, with product MDDKTLINFQSRQIKILQEEKAAAMDALDLARELGSITGLTQEQPSLEKLLQEICIRANRMIPFKSCAIYLVDNETQDFVQARSYPDLSSTVLDKEVNSLIRDQSFAYALQSDGPVFFLDSTGEKHILLHSLSTPFRMRGMFVGLMLQNKHDILDTTLKLFSVFMLSAVNALENCENHQFMRNHNLELERKVQQRTLELADAYDRLDVTLNGMQAGVMVVEANTYKIVEANPKALEMLGLSWEELIGQECFKVIRDSLRGNCPIMHQGKHEHTGEFSIKRKDGSEIQIQKTVSRVMINGKLHMVENFIDITEQKKLAALKEDVDRIMRHDLKGPLNGIIGLPEVLLMDDDAPLNESQREILEYIQTSGYKLLNMINLSLDLYKMESGTYEYRPAVADIYAIARSVLKDLFDLVNYKKLVIREQFEGKDVGGSYSFNVRCDEFLTYSLLSNLLKNAVEASPVNEAIIFEVRRKGSNVLLHIHNIGEIPDEIRETFFDKYVTANKSGGTGLGTYSARLITETMGGHIYFETSREKGTSMFIEFPGIEE from the coding sequence GTGGACGATAAAACGTTGATAAATTTTCAGAGTCGGCAGATTAAGATTCTTCAGGAGGAGAAGGCCGCCGCTATGGATGCCCTTGATCTGGCCCGGGAGCTGGGTTCGATCACGGGCCTTACTCAGGAGCAGCCTTCTCTGGAAAAACTGCTGCAGGAAATATGTATTCGTGCCAACCGTATGATCCCTTTTAAGTCCTGTGCGATTTATCTTGTGGACAACGAAACACAGGATTTCGTGCAGGCCCGGTCTTATCCTGATCTTTCCTCCACAGTGCTGGATAAAGAAGTCAATTCGTTGATAAGAGACCAGTCTTTTGCCTATGCGCTGCAGTCTGACGGACCAGTATTCTTTCTTGATTCCACAGGAGAAAAACATATTCTTCTCCATTCACTTTCCACTCCGTTTCGGATGCGGGGCATGTTTGTCGGGCTGATGCTCCAGAACAAGCATGATATTCTGGATACAACCCTTAAACTTTTTTCCGTTTTCATGCTTTCGGCGGTCAATGCTCTGGAAAACTGTGAAAACCACCAGTTTATGCGCAATCATAACCTGGAGTTGGAACGGAAGGTTCAACAACGTACCCTTGAACTTGCCGATGCCTATGACCGGCTGGATGTGACCCTGAACGGCATGCAGGCCGGTGTAATGGTTGTGGAAGCCAATACTTATAAAATTGTAGAAGCCAATCCCAAGGCTCTGGAAATGCTGGGACTGAGTTGGGAAGAACTGATAGGTCAAGAGTGCTTTAAAGTGATCCGTGATTCTTTGCGGGGCAATTGCCCCATAATGCATCAAGGGAAGCACGAGCACACTGGAGAGTTTTCTATTAAGCGAAAAGACGGCAGCGAAATCCAGATACAGAAGACTGTCAGCCGGGTCATGATCAATGGCAAACTGCACATGGTTGAAAATTTTATCGATATTACCGAGCAGAAAAAGCTGGCCGCACTTAAGGAAGATGTCGACCGCATCATGCGCCATGACTTGAAAGGGCCTTTGAATGGAATTATCGGCCTGCCTGAAGTATTGCTGATGGATGACGATGCTCCACTCAACGAAAGCCAGCGCGAGATTCTGGAATATATCCAGACCTCCGGTTATAAGTTGCTGAACATGATCAACCTTTCGCTTGATCTTTATAAAATGGAGAGCGGAACTTATGAATACCGCCCTGCTGTGGCCGATATTTATGCCATTGCCCGGTCAGTTCTCAAGGATTTGTTCGATCTGGTAAATTACAAGAAGCTTGTAATCAGGGAACAGTTTGAGGGTAAGGATGTGGGCGGAAGTTATTCATTTAATGTCCGTTGCGATGAATTCCTTACCTATTCACTCTTGTCCAATCTTTTAAAAAATGCAGTGGAAGCTTCTCCGGTAAATGAAGCTATCATTTTCGAGGTGAGACGTAAGGGCAGTAATGTGCTTTTGCACATTCATAATATAGGTGAAATCCCGGATGAAATTCGTGAAACATTTTTTGATAAATACGTGACAGCCAATAAATCAGGAGGAACCGGGCTGGGGACATATTCAGCCAGACTTATAACTGAAACCATGGGCGGACATATTTATTTTGAAACTTCCCGTGAAAAAGGGACCTCTATGTTTATTGAATTTCCGGGAATAGAGGAATAA